Genomic DNA from Fusarium oxysporum Fo47 chromosome IX, complete sequence:
GTTTCAGACCGCGACGAAACTGAAGTCCATGTAATCCCACCTGCTCGTTTCTGGGGCCTCTGTGTTGGGTATGTCCCATCATCTCTTGCCCTAGCCCGCTGCTAACACATACTTCAAGAGTCCTTCTAGGCCTGTTCCTGTCTATGATCGACACCTCTATCGTTGCAACAAGTCTACACAGTATCGGAGTCGACTTTGAGGTCCTCGAGGACGTCAACTGGGTTGCTCTTGCATACACTCTTGCATATCTCGGATGTGCCATCGTCTTCGCTCGTATATCCGATATTGTTGGACGTCGCGATGCCTTTATCGCAGCCTATATAATCTTCTTCATATTTTCTATTGCCTGTGGCTTTGCACGGAGTATTAACCAACTCATCGCATTTCGTGCTCTGCAGGGCATCGGAGGTTCAGGTATGCTCTACTGAACCGTCATATTCCCCAGGTCGTTAACAGAGTCAGGACTGTACTCTCTCACGATGATCATGCTGCCTGAAATCAGCCCAGATAGCATGAAGCAGCACATAGCGGCTCTGGTAGGCTTGGTCATTACCATGTCAGGTGTCCTTGGCCCTGTTCTGGGTGGTATCTTGACACACTATGCTTCTTGGAGATGGGTGTTTTGGATCAAGTATTGCTCCTCCTTAAGATAGATGCTTTATCATGTAGCTAACAACTTGCAGTGGCCCTGTTGGTTTTGTATCTCTCGTCATATTTATCTTGACTTGGCCTAAACCGGAATACCTACCATCACAAGAACGACGTGCTTGGAAAGAACTTGACTTTCTTGGGTCCCTCCTTGCTATTGCTGCTGCAGTTTTGGTCGTTTTCTCATTTCAGAATGCTGGCACAGAAAGATCTAACGATGGATGGAAAACTTCCATATTCATTGCACCTCTGGTTTTTGGCCTGCTTGCATGCGGTCTACTCATTGCTTGGCAGATCTTCATTCAGCATCGATGGCACGATCGGTTTGCTTCCGCATTCCCAATCAACATCTTTCGCAATAGGATTTACTCTACTGCCGTTGTCAACACCCTCCTCAACGGCTTTCCTTACTTGCTGCTCATCTATGCCATACCCCTACGCTTCCAAGTTGTTAGTGGCAAGTCTGCTCTCATCTCGGGCGTCATGTTGCTTCCTATGTTGGGGACAGCCGCTATTGGCAGCCTTTTAGCAGGCAAGATTAACGCCACCAAGAACTACACCTTTGAGTCATTGGTACTTGGCTCAAGTGTTATGACAATCGGCTGCGGATTGCTCACGTCGTTATCACATGAGCCCAATGATGCAAAACTTCTTGGTTACATGACATTTTGTggtcttggctttggcttAACCGTCGCGTCTTCGACAATGTTATCAACGGTTGAGGTGCCTATTAGGGACTATGGTATGCATCACAGCTTGGGTCGTGGAAGAAGACTTTTGCTAACAACACATCATTAGCGCCCGCACAGGGTATTCTCTCTCAAGTTCGGCTCTTGGGTGGTAGCTTGGGCAtcgcagcatcatcagccttgCTGAACGAGAAAAGCTCAAAGTATCTTTCGGGTGTTCTTACGGCCTATGAGCAAGCAACAATTGGTGGTTCTAACACACATCTCACTAATGCACAGTGGTCAGCTGTCCGCTATACCTACGCTGATGCATTTCAGGTAGAGATGAAGATAGCGACAGTAGTTGCAGCTTGCTCAGTCATATCCGCATTTGGTGCCTTTCGAAAACGGCGTCTTTTGATAGCCGAGCAAAGGAAGATAATTGTTAGAGAAGAGGAAGCCCGCCGCCGTGCACAAACGGCACAGGTTGTATAGAACAACCTCGGCTCATGTTTATACACAGGATATCACACCACACACAGGGTTGCATCTCGGCGTTACAGTCTTTTGACTTAAGTATCTTTAGGGTTGTATTGTAAATCAATAGGGGTCtagatcttcttcttgtcaactCTTATTTTTTCCTTGTCTCCCAGCAAAGGGTCACTGTAGCCTGCTAAAGCGACACACCTTATTTCCGCACTTATAACCAAGGGGAAGAAGTATGAGCTGCACACCACTATAGCCGCCACCAAAGAAAGAAGAGCTATACAAGACATCATATTGAATGGGAAGCATCTGAGTCGTTGGTCGTTATATTATCTATGTGCCATCATCCATACTACTACCTTCCTCCTTCGTTGTATCCCGATACATGTCCACCGCTGCTGTACTTGgcctcctcagcttcatATCATTGAGGGCCTCACTCTCCTCATCaatatcgtcatcgtcatccccCTCGCCGTCGTCATCCGACGGGTCTGGCGACTTTGCAAGACTGTGCTGCAGTGATGCCATGAAGTCACCTGCTGCCTCAAACTTGGTGATCCCCTCCTTATGAGGCAAAGTCGAGTACATCCTCTGGGCCTCGTCAAGACATCGCCTTGCCTGGATGTGCTTGGACTGCTGAAGCCAGGCATCTGCGCTGAGCACGCTCCAAGTTGCTGATTTTCGACGGCGCGAACCCCAGTGCCAACTGCCGACCCCCTCTTTCGAACCATAGCAAATAGCGAGTCGTTCCTTTATCAATGCATCACCCACGCTGCCCGAGATCTTGGACTCAAGAAGCCTCACGCCCCAGCGGCCTGCATCATCAATATTGGTCCCACCCCGTAAACGCAGCAGCTCCAAACCCAGGAGCAAGCTTCGCAATGCTCCGTAGGGGGCACTGCACCGGGTGTTGTAGGAGTAAAACGCAGCCTCCAACATTTGATCTATTGTCTCGGCACGATTCTTCGATGACATCTGTTGTGGGAGAAGTAAAAGACTTAGCGCAGCCATCTCATTGGCAGCGGCGTGATGTTTCCAGGCCTTGGAATCGCTAAAATCGGATCTCAAAAGATCATATGTTGAATGCGCCAGTTTCCAATCCCTCAACATAAAGGCGTAGTCCGCCAATTTTCGCATAATAGCCTCAGGGGCTTCTGATCCATAAAACCCAGCAGCATTGTAGTTGTCTCTTGCGTTGCTTGTACCTGTGGAATTCCTGGAGCTGCCGGTGAACGCCCACTTCCTGGATAAATTCATGAAGCGACCCGTGAGACCTCTTCGGCGGGAAGCAACTTGGTCATTCCACAACGATACATTTCGTTCCATGGTAGGGATGACAGACATGGTCACCATCTCACGCACAAACGTACGAATGGCAGTAGCGTCAGATTCAAATATGTAGCGTGTTGGGTCCTCAAAgtcctcgtcgtcttcaCTCCTTCGGATATCTTCCAGTTCCTCTTGCGCTGACATCCAGTCGCTGCGGGGAAGCGGAATACTGTCGTCGTCTGTCTCGGCACTTTGGCTGCTTCTCAATCGAAGAAAATGGCAATGGGGTCCCATATTTCGTTTCATTTGTTCAAACAGCCCCATAGATCTTGTTATGTCGTCCTTCTCTTCATCGTGGACTAGGACATAGTATCGAATAAATTCACTGTCTACCCAAAGCGGAAGTTTTCGGCTCCCCTCCTTTGTCTCTGTGTAGAGTTTCTTTAGCTCTTCGAGAGGATTCGGATTCCGTGAGCTAATGGCAACAACACATGCTACCGGATGTGAAAAGGTTTCATGGGGTGAAATAGGAAGGCCAGATAGCAACCGTCGCAAATAAAGAGCATAATATGGTGATGTCTCTTCTGAGCCCGTGTCTGGACCCGCGAACAAGCCATGCTGGGGCAGCGCTGCGAACGACTCCTCTGCATAGGACAAATGGCTGTTGACTACAGCTTCCGCGTCCATGAGAAATTGCTTATCCCTGGATGTGCTCGCTTGGCTGCCATTCTGACCTGGCGAGGATGCAGGATTCCTGAAACCCGAAACTGTGGGGTCGGGGTGTTCAATATTGTCACCGAATCTTGTAAACCTGATAGAGAAGCCTTCTACGGCTTTGCTCATTCCGTTGCTATCTCTGATCGTAACTTTGCCTGGCACGTCTTCACCAAAGGGTCTAAGTAGTTCCCAGAGACCATTTCGAAAGCCCTTCTCGTTCATCAAAGTATCTGTATCATGGGAAGAGTAGATTGAGACATGAGGTACGAATGCCCGGAGGATGAGATTCAAAGGTTCGGATCCATCGCCCCCAGTCTCAGGTAGTGGGCGGCTTGGTCGGGCATCGAAGACGGTATGGGAGAGAACTCGAGAGGGCGATCCTCGACCAGCTGGGGATATTGAGCGCGATCCAGGTGGAGAGAGAGTCGAGGCATATAAGGAGGCAGCCGACGGGTTGGAGCGACGAAAGGCCAGATTGGTTTCCGATTGCGATAATGGTAGTGACTCTAATATAGGTGTGGAGTGTCGCGACTTTGTAAGTTTCATGGCAGACGCGGCTGCGGGTAACGCCTGGAGCGGTTCCGTCGGCGAAGCTGCATTCTCGATAGATTGTGGCATGAAGGCGATGGCGAGCAGCGGCTTGCGGTGATGATGTCGGACGGGGTCGTAATCGGAGGGGTCCTAGGATAGAGGTATGATATAGGGCCGGACTTCGGAGGACTATGAGGCCTAAGAAGGTGAGGGTGAAAAGCGAATAGTATAGGCCACAACTCGGCTCGGCATGATCCTGTCACTGAAGCAAATGGGACATTAGGTGAATATAGGTAACCAACGCCTTTAAACTTGAAGAACTTTGATCTTAGATTAGCAACAAAGGTTGGGCGACCATGTGGAAACTCGGGATATGATGGCGGTACGTATCCTTACCTCATTGTGGGTGCGCCCAGACCGGGACAGCCAGGGACAGCGGACAACGGAAAGTTGAGCTCTCCACTGGAATTGCTCTACCGAGGCGAGAGCCGCAATATGTGATAGCTGCATATCTGTACGGGAACATTCAAGGTTCCTAACTCAAAAGGTAAGTCCTGTCACTCTCCTTTTAACCCAGTCCTTGTCGCATTAAAAAAACAAAATGCCTTCAGACTTATCAGCATATCTCGCTTCTAAATACTTGGTCGCCGACCCAAAACCAGCGAAGAAACGGAAGCGCAAGCGCGGCGCCGACGCCAATAATGGCCTTCTTATTACAGACGATGACGATTCAGGTTGGGGCAACACCAATACGCAACAGGATGACGAGGGAATAGATGCTCCGGTCACAGTATCGGGGCGATCTGCTGAGTTTCGAAAAACCAGGAAGAGCAATTGGAAGTCAGTTGGAGGCGACGCGACATCAAAAGATGATtcggctgcggctgcggctgcaGACGCGATTCtagcatcagcagcagcggaGCAAAACGCAGCTcgcgatgaagacgaggacatGCCCATTATCGAAGACGACGAATCAGCTGTCAAGATGAGCGACGGAACACATGCAGGACTGCAAAGCGCAGCAACTGTTTCAGCGCAACTTAAACGGCGGCAAAAAGAAGAACGCGAAGAGTTCGAACGGCACCGCAAATCAgcaaaggaggaagagacagTATATCGAGACGCCACGGGCCGAAGAATCGACATATCAATGAAGCGCGCCGAAGCACGACGTTCCGCTGCCGAGGCAGAGGAAAAGGAACGCCTGGCcaaagaagctctcaaggGTGACATACAGCTTGAGGAGGCTCGTAAGCGCCGAGAGAAGCTACAAGATGCCAAGCTTATGTCATTCGCGCGTACAgccgatgacgaagaaatgAATCAGGAATTGAAAGAACAGGAGCGCTGGAACGATCCTATGATGCAGTTcatggctgagaagaagcaaacaGACACAGGACAGAGCAAAAAGTCAAAACGCAAGCCAGTTTACGCTGGTGCAGCGCCACCAAATCGGTACGGAATCAAACCAGGCTATCGCTGGGATGGTGTCGATCGCGGCAATGGTTTTGAAGCTGAGAGGTTCAAGGCACTTAACCGTAGAGAACGGAACAAGGGACTTGAATACTCTTGGCAAATGGATGAATGAACGGGTAGAGTTTGATGCAGATATTCTATTATATACCCATTTTAAGCGCTAAACTAATTGACCTTATCCTCCATAAGTAATAATCTGAATGTCAAGATGTATACTGTTGTTGGCTTCCGATATTACGTCTGGTTCGGGGTGCGCTAACAAAGAAGTCGCAAGGCAAATAAACTCCAGAGGAGAAAAAAGACACGATATTGCCGCCCTGATCGGGTATCTATTCTTTTACGATCTTCGGCGAAGTCGCTTGTCAGGTCCATAGTCacaaagcttcttgacaagctgAATCCACTCAGTCTTAGACATCTGGCCTGGTCTGTCACCCAGACGGtggttgaagagcttgatcaACTCGTTAACGGTGATGCCTTCGGCGGGAATCTTGTCGAGAATTTCGGATGGTTCGACAGCTGAAGCTCCGGGTGAGCCAGGAGAAGCAGCTGCAAGACaatattagttataaattTGTCTGAAATCAGTCCAAAGAAAACTTACCACCCTGGGTTGGGTTGGGACTGCCAGCTCTGGATGCCGAAGGAGTGCCCCGAGCACTGCTACTAaccaacttcaacttcttcctcttgggtGCAGCTCCATCTGACATCTCGCCAGCGGTTGCCTCTCCATCACTACCAGATCCAGGAGCCGTAGGTCGACGGGCGGCTCCGCCTTGTAAAAGAGGAGTCCCAGACCTGCTTCCCGTGGCAGATGTGACATttttcttgagctttttGCGGGAAGATTCGTTTCCACTCGACTCGGAGAGTGCTGGGGAGCCGGCTCGCTTGAGCGACTTGCTCTTCTTAGAGCCTTCAGGCTTCTTC
This window encodes:
- a CDS encoding major facilitator superfamily domain-containing protein; the protein is MDARVNEKDTRTQDDGKPETISGSQTERSLPVSDRDETEVHVIPPARFWGLCVGVLLGLFLSMIDTSIVATSLHSIGVDFEVLEDVNWVALAYTLAYLGCAIVFARISDIVGRRDAFIAAYIIFFIFSIACGFARSINQLIAFRALQGIGGSGLYSLTMIMLPEISPDSMKQHIAALVGLVITMSGVLGPVLGGILTHYASWRWVFWINGPVGFVSLVIFILTWPKPEYLPSQERRAWKELDFLGSLLAIAAAVLVVFSFQNAGTERSNDGWKTSIFIAPLVFGLLACGLLIAWQIFIQHRWHDRFASAFPINIFRNRIYSTAVVNTLLNGFPYLLLIYAIPLRFQVVSGKSALISGVMLLPMLGTAAIGSLLAGKINATKNYTFESLVLGSSVMTIGCGLLTSLSHEPNDAKLLGYMTFCGLGFGLTVASSTMLSTVEVPIRDYAPAQGILSQVRLLGGSLGIAASSALLNEKSSKYLSGVLTAYEQATIGGSNTHLTNAQWSAVRYTYADAFQVEMKIATVVAACSVISAFGAFRKRRLLIAEQRKIIVREEEARRRAQTAQVV
- a CDS encoding ER-golgi trafficking TRAPP I complex 85 kDa subunit-domain-containing protein, giving the protein MPQSIENAASPTEPLQALPAAASAMKLTKSRHSTPILESLPLSQSETNLAFRRSNPSAASLYASTLSPPGSRSISPAGRGSPSRVLSHTVFDARPSRPLPETGGDGSEPLNLILRAFVPHVSIYSSHDTDTLMNEKGFRNGLWELLRPFGEDVPGKVTIRDSNGMSKAVEGFSIRFTRFGDNIEHPDPTVSGFRNPASSPGQNGSQASTSRDKQFLMDAEAVVNSHLSYAEESFAALPQHGLFAGPDTGSEETSPYYALYLRRLLSGLPISPHETFSHPVACVVAISSRNPNPLEELKKLYTETKEGSRKLPLWVDSEFIRYYVLVHDEEKDDITRSMGLFEQMKRNMGPHCHFLRLRSSQSAETDDDSIPLPRSDWMSAQEELEDIRRSEDDEDFEDPTRYIFESDATAIRTFVREMVTMSVIPTMERNVSLWNDQVASRRRGLTGRFMNLSRKWAFTGSSRNSTGTSNARDNYNAAGFYGSEAPEAIMRKLADYAFMLRDWKLAHSTYDLLRSDFSDSKAWKHHAAANEMAALSLLLLPQQMSSKNRAETIDQMLEAAFYSYNTRCSAPYGALRSLLLGLELLRLRGGTNIDDAGRWGVRLLESKISGSVGDALIKERLAICYGSKEGVGSWHWGSRRRKSATWSVLSADAWLQQSKHIQARRCLDEAQRMYSTLPHKEGITKFEAAGDFMASLQHSLAKSPDPSDDDGEGDDDDDIDEESEALNDMKLRRPSTAAVDMYRDTTKEEGSSMDDGT
- a CDS encoding Pre-mRNA-splicing factor of RES complex-domain-containing protein, yielding MPSDLSAYLASKYLVADPKPAKKRKRKRGADANNGLLITDDDDSGWGNTNTQQDDEGIDAPVTVSGRSAEFRKTRKSNWKSVGGDATSKDDSAAAAAADAILASAAAEQNAARDEDEDMPIIEDDESAVKMSDGTHAGLQSAATVSAQLKRRQKEEREEFERHRKSAKEEETVYRDATGRRIDISMKRAEARRSAAEAEEKERLAKEALKGDIQLEEARKRREKLQDAKLMSFARTADDEEMNQELKEQERWNDPMMQFMAEKKQTDTGQSKKSKRKPVYAGAAPPNRYGIKPGYRWDGVDRGNGFEAERFKALNRRERNKGLEYSWQMDE